From Cognatishimia activa, one genomic window encodes:
- the zwf gene encoding glucose-6-phosphate dehydrogenase, protein MVSRVIPVNAFDLVLFGATGDLARRKIWPGLFHRFVAGQFDENSRILGVSRSDHETEKFRDIVRKAIKDPEIDDAQLDAFLTRVEYISLDAKGERGWQVLADVVRSDTVRAFYLSVAPSFFGAIARRLEQFGIATPDSRIVVEKPFGHDLDSAKALNAELRECFQEHQIYRIDHYLGKETVQNLMALRFANSLFEPLWNSSQIDHVQITVAESLSVEGPGEYYDQSGAMRDMVQNHLMQLLCLTAMEPPSKFTPNAVRNEKLKIIEALEPVPVENIARGQYRAAGEQGSYKEHAGDPNSTTESFIAMKVEVANWRWAGTPFYLRTGKCLRERVSEIAVFFRNPPHMIFPGTETPQGNVLVIRLQPDEGMTLHTTIKDPGPGGMRLTEASLDMTFADSLKDSAKPQDAYERLIMDVIRGDQTLFMRGDEVESAWAWADPIIASWTDRNMKPQQYDVGSAGPEDALLLMHKDGRRWRSIGA, encoded by the coding sequence ATGGTTTCACGCGTTATTCCTGTGAACGCTTTTGACTTGGTTCTATTCGGAGCCACGGGCGATCTCGCGCGCCGGAAAATATGGCCGGGTCTGTTCCATCGTTTCGTGGCCGGGCAGTTTGACGAGAATAGCCGTATTCTTGGAGTCTCCCGTTCAGACCATGAGACAGAAAAATTCCGCGACATTGTGCGCAAAGCCATCAAAGATCCTGAGATTGATGACGCACAGCTCGATGCGTTTCTCACCCGGGTCGAGTATATTTCTTTGGATGCCAAAGGGGAGCGAGGCTGGCAGGTGCTGGCGGATGTAGTGCGCTCTGATACGGTCCGCGCTTTCTATCTGTCGGTTGCCCCCAGCTTCTTCGGAGCGATCGCCAGGCGTTTGGAACAGTTTGGCATTGCCACGCCTGACAGCCGGATCGTGGTTGAAAAGCCATTCGGTCATGACCTTGACTCAGCCAAAGCACTAAACGCTGAATTACGGGAGTGTTTTCAAGAGCATCAAATCTACCGCATCGACCACTATTTGGGCAAAGAAACTGTGCAAAACCTGATGGCTTTGCGCTTTGCCAATTCGTTGTTTGAGCCGCTTTGGAACTCCTCCCAGATTGACCATGTACAAATCACAGTAGCAGAAAGCCTCTCTGTAGAGGGGCCGGGCGAGTATTACGATCAATCTGGCGCCATGCGTGATATGGTTCAGAACCACCTGATGCAGCTGCTGTGTCTGACGGCGATGGAGCCCCCATCCAAATTCACACCCAATGCCGTTCGCAACGAAAAGCTGAAGATCATCGAAGCTTTGGAACCGGTGCCTGTCGAAAATATCGCACGAGGACAATATCGCGCCGCAGGAGAGCAGGGCAGCTATAAAGAGCACGCCGGTGATCCCAATTCGACAACCGAAAGCTTCATCGCGATGAAGGTCGAGGTTGCCAACTGGCGCTGGGCGGGAACGCCGTTTTACCTGCGCACGGGCAAGTGTCTGCGGGAACGTGTCTCTGAAATCGCTGTCTTCTTCCGCAATCCGCCGCACATGATCTTTCCGGGGACAGAAACCCCGCAAGGCAATGTGCTGGTCATCCGACTACAGCCCGATGAGGGCATGACGCTCCACACGACCATCAAGGACCCTGGGCCGGGTGGCATGCGCCTGACCGAGGCATCGCTCGATATGACCTTTGCTGACAGCCTCAAGGATTCCGCCAAGCCACAAGACGCATATGAGCGGTTGATTATGGATGTGATCCGAGGCGATCAAACGCTCTTTATGCGCGGCGATGAAGTCGAAAGCGCATGGGCTTGGGCTGATCCAATTATCGCAAGTTGGACTGACCGCAATATGAAACCGCAGCAATATGACGTGGGCAGCGCTGGCCCAGAGGATGCGCTGCTTTTGATGCACAAAGACGGGCGCCGCTGGCGCTCAATTGGCGCTTAA
- the edd gene encoding phosphogluconate dehydratase has product MTLNATLKAVTDRIIARSEATRRPYLDRMAAAQSKGPSRAHLSCSGQAHAYAGAGVDQDALATKTAGNLGIVTAYNDMLSAHQPFERYPTLIRDAVRASGGTAQVAGGVPAMCDGVTQGEAGMELSLFSRDVIAMATGVALSHNVYDAAVYLGVCDKIVPGLVIGAQAFGHLPAVFVPAGPMTSGITNDDKAKVRQEFAKGECGRDKLMASEMAAYHGPGTCTFYGTANTNQMLMEFMGLHLPGSSFVTPNTELRDELTKEGALRALSLSALGNNYTPTCDILDEKAFVNGIVGLMVTGGSTNLLIHLLAMARAGGIILDWQDFADISETVPLLARVYPNGLADVNHFHAAGGLGYLIGELLNGGMLHPDTKTVAGEGLENYTSEPFLGDDGLTWRPGTKVSLNEKIVRPLSDPFQENGGLSHLTGNLGTGVMKISAVAPEHRVVEAPVRVFHDQEEAKTAFKAGELTEDVIIVVRFQGPKANGMPELHSLTPFLQIMQGRGQKVAMVTDGRMSGASGKVPSAIHVCPEALDGGPIAYLQDGDIVRVDALKGALEILTSGVLDRKPATADLSGNEAGVGRELFQAFRASVGSADSGASVFGV; this is encoded by the coding sequence ATGACGTTGAATGCCACCCTAAAAGCCGTCACCGACCGGATTATCGCCCGCAGCGAAGCGACGCGACGCCCGTATCTGGACCGCATGGCTGCGGCCCAATCCAAAGGCCCAAGCCGGGCGCATCTGTCCTGTTCAGGTCAGGCACATGCCTATGCCGGAGCAGGGGTTGACCAAGATGCTCTAGCGACGAAAACCGCAGGCAATCTGGGTATCGTGACGGCCTACAATGATATGCTCTCAGCCCACCAGCCGTTTGAGCGCTACCCAACCCTGATCCGCGACGCCGTACGCGCTTCTGGTGGGACCGCGCAGGTCGCGGGCGGCGTGCCTGCCATGTGTGATGGTGTTACGCAGGGTGAGGCAGGTATGGAACTGAGCCTCTTTTCACGCGATGTGATCGCCATGGCGACAGGCGTCGCGCTCAGCCACAATGTCTATGATGCAGCGGTCTACCTGGGTGTTTGCGATAAGATCGTGCCGGGTCTGGTGATCGGCGCGCAGGCCTTTGGCCACTTGCCAGCGGTTTTTGTTCCAGCCGGTCCAATGACCAGCGGCATCACTAATGACGACAAGGCGAAAGTCCGTCAGGAGTTTGCCAAAGGCGAATGTGGCCGCGACAAGTTGATGGCCTCTGAGATGGCCGCATACCATGGTCCGGGCACCTGTACCTTCTACGGAACAGCCAATACCAACCAAATGCTGATGGAATTCATGGGCCTGCACCTGCCAGGCTCGTCCTTTGTAACCCCAAACACCGAGTTGCGTGATGAGCTGACGAAAGAGGGTGCGTTACGTGCGTTGTCGTTGTCTGCACTTGGTAACAACTACACCCCAACCTGCGATATCCTTGATGAGAAGGCTTTCGTGAATGGTATCGTTGGCCTGATGGTGACTGGCGGCTCCACAAACCTGCTGATCCACCTGCTCGCGATGGCGCGCGCCGGCGGTATCATTCTGGACTGGCAGGATTTTGCGGATATTTCCGAAACAGTACCTCTACTTGCACGGGTCTACCCAAACGGCCTTGCGGATGTGAATCACTTCCACGCTGCGGGCGGCCTCGGCTATCTGATCGGCGAACTCCTGAACGGCGGCATGCTGCATCCAGACACCAAAACCGTCGCGGGTGAGGGGCTGGAGAATTACACCTCAGAGCCATTCCTTGGTGACGATGGCCTGACTTGGCGTCCGGGCACCAAAGTCTCTCTGAACGAAAAAATCGTGCGGCCCTTGAGTGATCCATTCCAAGAAAACGGCGGCCTCTCGCATCTGACGGGCAATCTTGGCACCGGTGTCATGAAAATCTCGGCCGTTGCCCCAGAACATCGTGTCGTCGAGGCACCCGTGCGAGTGTTCCACGACCAGGAGGAAGCCAAAACGGCGTTCAAAGCAGGCGAGCTGACCGAGGACGTCATCATCGTTGTGCGTTTCCAAGGTCCAAAGGCCAATGGCATGCCTGAATTGCACAGCCTAACGCCATTCCTGCAAATCATGCAGGGCCGCGGCCAGAAGGTGGCGATGGTCACCGACGGGCGCATGTCTGGCGCATCAGGTAAAGTGCCCTCTGCGATCCATGTCTGCCCCGAAGCGCTCGATGGTGGTCCGATTGCATATCTGCAGGATGGAGATATTGTGCGCGTGGACGCCCTGAAAGGTGCGCTCGAGATTTTAACAAGTGGTGTTTTAGATCGTAAACCAGCCACAGCGGACCTCAGCGGCAATGAAGCCGGTGTTGGTCGCGAATTGTTCCAAGCCTTCCGCGCTTCCGTCGGTTCAGCCGACAGCGGCGCATCAGTTTTCGGAGTCTGA
- the eda gene encoding bifunctional 4-hydroxy-2-oxoglutarate aldolase/2-dehydro-3-deoxy-phosphogluconate aldolase, whose amino-acid sequence MTITPAQASAAAREICELAPIVPVLVVHDVAHARPLAEALVAGGLPALEVTLRTPAALDVIREMAKVEGGVVGAGTLLTPADVKAAKDAGAKFGVSPGATDRLLDACEAEDLPTLPGVATSSEAMKMLERGYTMLKFFPAEANGGAPALKAIGAPLPQISFCPTGGVSPGNADSYLSLTNVVCAGGSWVAPSDLVQKGDWKAIEELAREASQLPR is encoded by the coding sequence ATGACCATCACCCCAGCACAGGCCAGCGCTGCTGCCCGTGAAATCTGCGAACTTGCCCCAATTGTCCCAGTTCTAGTGGTTCATGACGTGGCACACGCCCGCCCTCTGGCAGAAGCCTTGGTCGCCGGTGGTCTGCCTGCGCTTGAGGTCACCCTACGCACCCCTGCCGCCTTGGATGTGATCCGCGAAATGGCAAAGGTTGAAGGTGGTGTTGTAGGTGCGGGCACTTTGCTCACACCAGCCGATGTGAAAGCTGCCAAAGACGCAGGTGCGAAATTTGGCGTCTCACCGGGTGCGACAGACAGATTGCTGGATGCATGTGAAGCCGAAGATCTGCCAACGCTGCCGGGGGTCGCGACCTCTTCTGAAGCAATGAAGATGCTGGAACGTGGCTATACTATGTTGAAGTTCTTCCCCGCTGAAGCAAACGGTGGCGCTCCTGCGCTGAAAGCCATCGGTGCACCTCTTCCACAGATTTCATTCTGCCCAACCGGTGGCGTCAGCCCCGGCAATGCGGATAGCTACCTGTCTTTAACAAATGTTGTCTGCGCTGGCGGAAGCTGGGTTGCGCCTTCTGACCTGGTTCAGAAAGGCGATTGGAAAGCGATCGAAGAGCTGGCGCGCGAAGCAAGCCAGCTGCCACGCTAA
- the ilvD gene encoding dihydroxy-acid dehydratase: protein MPDLRSKTSTFGRRMAAARALWRATGMKTEDFGKPIVAVVNSFTEFVPGHVHLKDMGQLVAREIEKAGGVAKEMNTIAVDDGIAMGHDGMLYSLPSREVIADSVEYMANAHCADALVCISNCDKITPGMLMAAMRLNIPAVFVSGGPMEAGKVILKDGEQKADLVTAIVGATDEDRSEEEVEKLERSACPTCGSCSGMFTANSMNCLAEALGLALPGNGSLLATHSKREGLFKEAGHKIIELCDRWYKEGDETALPRGIANFKAFENAMALDIAMGGSTNTVLHLLAIAHEGEVDFTMADMDRLSREIPHLCKVAPSTPKYHMEDVHRAGGIARILGELDREGKIHREVATVHERTMGEFIDKWDVRRESAGNEAHDLFIAAPGGVRTTQAFSQSRMYTELDLDIEDGCVRDFKNAYSEEGGLCVLFGNIAEQGCILKTAGVIKEMYEFEGTAKVFESMEDAMHGILQNEVKPYSVVVIRYEGPKGGPGMQEMLYPTAYLKSKKLDTTCALLTDGRFSGGTAGLSIGHASPEAAEKGVIGLVEDGDKIKISVPNRTIHLDVSEEELAQRRANHPQADKKFWKAEGRPRAVSKALKVYAAHVANASLGAVRMIDEEDE from the coding sequence ATGCCAGATCTTCGTTCCAAAACATCTACCTTCGGCCGCCGCATGGCCGCCGCTCGTGCCCTATGGCGCGCGACTGGGATGAAAACCGAGGACTTTGGAAAGCCGATTGTCGCTGTCGTCAACTCCTTCACCGAATTCGTGCCGGGTCACGTGCACCTAAAAGATATGGGCCAGCTGGTCGCGCGCGAAATCGAAAAGGCGGGTGGTGTTGCGAAAGAGATGAACACCATTGCTGTGGACGACGGTATCGCCATGGGCCACGACGGGATGCTCTATTCCCTGCCGTCCCGCGAAGTCATCGCTGACTCTGTAGAATACATGGCAAATGCCCATTGCGCTGACGCGCTGGTATGTATTTCGAACTGTGACAAGATCACCCCGGGCATGCTGATGGCCGCGATGCGCCTCAATATCCCAGCGGTGTTTGTATCCGGTGGCCCTATGGAAGCGGGCAAGGTGATCCTGAAGGACGGCGAGCAAAAGGCCGACCTCGTAACCGCTATCGTGGGTGCGACCGATGAAGATCGCAGCGAAGAAGAAGTTGAGAAGCTGGAACGCTCCGCTTGCCCAACCTGTGGCTCTTGCTCCGGTATGTTCACAGCGAACTCCATGAACTGCCTCGCGGAAGCGCTGGGTCTGGCGCTGCCGGGCAACGGCTCTTTGCTGGCGACACACTCCAAGCGCGAAGGCCTGTTCAAAGAAGCGGGTCACAAGATCATCGAACTTTGTGACCGTTGGTACAAGGAAGGCGATGAGACTGCGTTGCCACGTGGCATTGCAAACTTCAAAGCCTTCGAGAATGCCATGGCGCTCGACATTGCGATGGGTGGCTCCACCAACACGGTTCTCCACCTGTTGGCGATTGCCCATGAGGGCGAAGTTGACTTCACCATGGCCGACATGGACCGTCTAAGCCGTGAAATCCCGCACCTGTGTAAAGTCGCGCCGTCCACGCCGAAGTACCACATGGAAGATGTGCACCGCGCAGGCGGCATTGCGCGTATTCTGGGTGAGCTTGACCGCGAGGGTAAAATCCACCGTGAAGTGGCCACAGTGCACGAACGCACCATGGGCGAGTTCATCGACAAATGGGACGTGCGTCGCGAAAGCGCGGGCAATGAAGCGCATGACCTGTTCATTGCGGCTCCGGGTGGTGTGCGCACCACGCAGGCCTTCAGCCAATCCCGTATGTATACAGAGCTTGATCTGGATATCGAAGACGGCTGCGTGCGCGACTTCAAAAACGCCTATTCCGAAGAGGGCGGCCTGTGCGTCTTGTTCGGCAACATCGCCGAACAGGGCTGTATCCTGAAAACCGCAGGGGTCATCAAAGAGATGTATGAATTCGAAGGCACCGCGAAAGTCTTTGAATCCATGGAAGACGCCATGCACGGCATCTTGCAGAACGAAGTGAAACCCTATTCCGTCGTTGTTATCCGCTACGAAGGCCCAAAAGGCGGGCCGGGTATGCAAGAAATGCTCTACCCAACAGCGTATCTGAAATCCAAAAAGCTCGACACAACCTGTGCGCTTCTCACAGATGGCCGCTTCTCTGGCGGCACAGCAGGTCTGTCGATTGGCCACGCCTCCCCTGAGGCGGCAGAGAAAGGCGTGATCGGATTGGTAGAAGACGGCGATAAGATTAAGATTTCCGTACCAAACCGTACGATCCACCTAGATGTGAGCGAAGAAGAGCTAGCCCAGCGTCGTGCAAACCACCCGCAGGCCGATAAGAAATTCTGGAAAGCCGAAGGCCGTCCTCGCGCGGTTTCCAAAGCACTGAAAGTCTATGCGGCGCACGTTGCGAACGCTTCACTTGGTGCGGTGCGCATGATCGATGAAGAAGACGAATAA
- a CDS encoding DUF1127 domain-containing protein, which produces MATVALQSGVGFSVLRLLMKPFAAIGHFMVVLAESSDRMQRVQALNEMTDEQLAKKGLKREDIVRHIFADHMGL; this is translated from the coding sequence ATGGCAACTGTAGCACTGCAATCCGGCGTAGGCTTTTCTGTTCTTCGCCTTCTCATGAAACCCTTCGCTGCTATCGGCCACTTCATGGTGGTTCTCGCTGAATCCAGCGACCGCATGCAACGCGTTCAAGCGCTGAACGAGATGACTGACGAGCAACTGGCGAAAAAGGGCCTCAAGCGCGAAGACATCGTTCGCCACATCTTTGCAGATCACATGGGTCTGTAA
- the rpe gene encoding ribulose-phosphate 3-epimerase codes for MSFDRSVKIAPSILSADFANFGKEIEAVEAQGADWIHVDVMDGHFVPNLTFGPPLCAAIRKHINTVMDVHLMISPVDPYIQAFADAGADVMTAHLEAGPHIHRTLQAIRGAGCKAGLALNPGTGIEDIEYLLDMVDLICVMTVNPGFGGQKFIHSQVDKVKKLRAMIGDRPIHIEIDGGITPETAPLMAAAGADVLVAGSAVFKGGSVDNPAPYGENIRAIKASVL; via the coding sequence ATGAGTTTCGACCGTTCCGTCAAAATCGCCCCGTCCATACTATCCGCAGACTTTGCCAACTTCGGTAAAGAGATCGAAGCCGTTGAGGCGCAGGGTGCAGATTGGATTCACGTGGACGTCATGGATGGCCATTTCGTGCCAAACCTGACCTTCGGCCCACCGCTCTGTGCTGCGATCCGCAAGCACATCAACACTGTGATGGATGTGCACCTGATGATCTCTCCGGTTGATCCCTACATCCAAGCCTTTGCAGACGCGGGTGCAGATGTGATGACAGCACACCTTGAAGCCGGCCCACACATTCACCGCACGCTGCAGGCCATTCGCGGGGCAGGGTGCAAGGCTGGTCTGGCGCTGAACCCGGGCACAGGTATCGAAGACATCGAATACCTGCTGGATATGGTGGATCTGATTTGTGTGATGACAGTGAACCCAGGCTTTGGCGGCCAAAAGTTCATCCACAGCCAAGTCGACAAGGTCAAAAAGCTGCGTGCGATGATCGGTGATCGCCCGATCCATATCGAAATCGACGGTGGCATCACACCAGAGACCGCGCCATTGATGGCTGCAGCGGGTGCAGACGTGCTTGTCGCTGGCTCTGCGGTGTTCAAAGGTGGCAGCGTTGATAACCCTGCGCCTTACGGTGAGAACATTCGTGCGATCAAAGCTTCTGTGCTTTAA
- a CDS encoding TetR/AcrR family transcriptional regulator: protein MRKQKKQERHAAIVEAAYALLSEKGYAGASMLNIAKAAKASNETLYRWYGDKTGLFEAMVRDNASETEVLLRAALKGDENPLQALQKISPIFLEMLLGERAILLNRAAASDPTGILGEAISKGGRDVIQPLFLGLIQATGKVSEEQLGAMTRTFVHLLIGDHQIKRVIGVMPPPRSDEVKAQCALALEQFEIVLEAQSSA, encoded by the coding sequence ATGAGAAAACAAAAGAAACAGGAACGGCACGCGGCGATTGTCGAAGCGGCCTACGCGCTCTTATCGGAGAAGGGCTATGCAGGTGCGTCGATGCTGAACATCGCAAAAGCTGCAAAGGCTTCAAATGAAACACTTTATCGCTGGTATGGGGACAAGACCGGGCTCTTTGAGGCTATGGTGCGCGATAACGCATCTGAAACAGAGGTTTTGCTCCGCGCGGCGCTCAAAGGTGATGAAAATCCCCTGCAAGCCCTGCAAAAAATATCGCCCATATTCTTGGAAATGCTGCTTGGGGAGCGTGCGATTCTGCTTAATCGGGCAGCGGCCTCTGACCCTACGGGTATCCTCGGAGAAGCGATATCCAAAGGCGGGCGTGATGTGATTCAACCGCTCTTCCTTGGCCTTATCCAAGCCACTGGAAAAGTATCAGAAGAACAGCTGGGCGCTATGACCCGAACATTTGTGCATCTGTTGATTGGGGATCACCAAATCAAACGCGTGATTGGCGTGATGCCTCCACCGAGATCTGATGAGGTCAAGGCGCAGTGCGCCTTGGCCCTGGAGCAATTTGAGATCGTGCTAGAAGCGCAGTCCAGTGCTTAA
- a CDS encoding DUF1772 domain-containing protein: protein MRYLTKVTIGIALLLSAAIFGFFYAWVCSTMWGLDGTDPRVAIKAMQAMNGSVRNAVFAPAFFGTPFALWVAATLVWRQESQRSALLFAAAGCVYFFLGLVLTMRVNVPMNETLALVEVPESIEEAKAIWEAYSSKWQVWNITRTITSGLAFVLALAGVFAYSSREKGASRLSLAG, encoded by the coding sequence ATGAGATATTTGACGAAAGTAACCATCGGCATCGCGCTGCTGTTGAGCGCGGCGATATTTGGGTTTTTCTATGCCTGGGTGTGTTCAACGATGTGGGGGTTGGATGGTACCGATCCGCGCGTCGCGATAAAGGCCATGCAGGCCATGAACGGCTCTGTGCGGAACGCTGTCTTCGCACCAGCATTTTTTGGGACACCCTTTGCGCTTTGGGTCGCAGCAACACTCGTTTGGAGACAGGAATCTCAACGCAGCGCGTTGCTATTTGCAGCGGCAGGATGCGTTTACTTTTTCTTAGGGCTGGTGCTGACCATGCGCGTGAATGTTCCCATGAATGAAACGTTAGCGCTGGTTGAGGTGCCAGAGAGCATAGAAGAAGCGAAAGCCATCTGGGAGGCCTACTCCAGCAAATGGCAGGTGTGGAACATCACGCGGACCATCACATCCGGCCTGGCGTTCGTTTTGGCACTGGCCGGAGTCTTTGCCTACTCATCAAGGGAGAAGGGCGCTTCGCGCTTGTCTCTAGCGGGCTGA
- a CDS encoding LysE family translocator — MTIETYLVFLITTAVVCFTPGAAAITVASQGAANGGRKAFAGVVGIASANVIYFILSGTGIASLIVASNLLFQIIKWVGVAYLLWLGVTAIFSANGPIKVSPSRTSKSTKKLYVQGFVIEFANPKALMYFAAILPQFLNPEMPILPQILIMGVTTLAIDLMSYTAYGFLGDRIAAGGLRKWVVGLINKSAGAALIFAGIRMASVSAR; from the coding sequence ATGACAATTGAAACCTATCTCGTATTCCTGATTACAACAGCAGTGGTGTGTTTCACCCCCGGTGCTGCTGCGATCACTGTGGCCTCTCAAGGTGCGGCAAATGGAGGGCGAAAAGCCTTCGCTGGGGTAGTTGGAATTGCGAGCGCGAATGTCATTTATTTCATACTTTCAGGCACCGGCATCGCCTCTCTTATTGTCGCCTCCAACCTCTTGTTTCAAATCATCAAATGGGTGGGCGTTGCCTATCTGCTTTGGCTAGGTGTCACTGCGATATTCAGCGCGAATGGACCGATCAAAGTGTCTCCAAGTCGCACATCAAAATCGACGAAAAAGCTTTATGTTCAAGGGTTTGTCATTGAATTTGCGAACCCCAAAGCACTGATGTATTTCGCGGCGATCCTACCCCAGTTCTTGAACCCAGAGATGCCGATCCTGCCGCAGATCTTGATCATGGGTGTCACAACGCTGGCGATCGATCTTATGTCATACACTGCTTATGGCTTTCTCGGCGACCGCATTGCCGCCGGTGGGTTACGAAAGTGGGTTGTTGGGTTGATCAACAAATCCGCAGGTGCCGCTCTGATCTTTGCAGGCATTCGAATGGCCAGCGTTTCAGCCCGCTAG
- a CDS encoding 2-hydroxyacid dehydrogenase → MAKQRLSVVVTRRLPAPVEARLAELFDVTLREDETQMSREELLDTVGKANVLISNLNDRIDQEVIARAGPQLKLIANYGAGVDHIEVEEARAKGITVTNTPGVMTEDTADMAMALILAVTRRIPEGLAQMERGKWAGWSPSAMLGGRVGGRKLGILGMGRIGRAVAQRARAFGMEVHYHNRRRLHPGIEEQFEATYWESLDQMLARMDVLSINCPHTPATYHLVNARRLKLMKPGAVIVNTSRGEVVDEVALTRALKSGDIGGAGLDVYEGGEEMAAELRSLGNVVMLPHMGSATLECRIEMGEKVILNIKTFEDGHRPPDLVLPEMA, encoded by the coding sequence ATGGCAAAGCAGCGTCTGAGTGTTGTCGTTACGCGACGGTTGCCGGCCCCGGTCGAAGCACGCCTTGCAGAGCTGTTTGATGTCACGCTGCGCGAAGACGAAACCCAGATGTCGCGCGAAGAGCTGCTTGATACGGTTGGCAAGGCAAATGTCCTGATCAGCAATTTGAATGATCGCATTGATCAAGAGGTCATCGCCAGAGCTGGCCCTCAGCTGAAATTGATCGCCAACTACGGTGCAGGCGTGGACCATATCGAAGTTGAAGAAGCGCGTGCCAAAGGTATCACTGTCACCAACACGCCAGGGGTTATGACAGAAGATACGGCCGATATGGCCATGGCTCTGATCCTTGCGGTCACCCGACGCATTCCAGAAGGCCTTGCTCAGATGGAACGCGGCAAGTGGGCGGGGTGGTCTCCGAGTGCAATGCTTGGTGGACGCGTTGGCGGGCGCAAACTCGGCATTCTCGGCATGGGTCGCATTGGACGCGCAGTTGCACAACGTGCCCGCGCCTTTGGTATGGAAGTGCACTATCACAACCGGCGCCGCCTGCACCCAGGGATCGAAGAGCAATTTGAGGCGACTTATTGGGAAAGCCTCGATCAAATGCTGGCACGGATGGACGTTTTGTCGATCAACTGCCCGCATACACCTGCAACCTACCACCTTGTGAACGCACGCCGCCTTAAACTCATGAAACCGGGCGCTGTCATTGTGAACACGTCCCGCGGCGAAGTGGTCGATGAAGTTGCACTCACGCGTGCGCTCAAATCGGGCGACATTGGTGGCGCAGGTCTCGACGTTTATGAAGGCGGCGAAGAGATGGCCGCTGAGCTGCGCAGTCTCGGCAATGTGGTGATGTTGCCTCATATGGGCTCTGCGACTTTGGAATGTCGGATCGAGATGGGTGAGAAAGTCATCTTGAACATCAAGACATTTGAAGACGGCCATCGCCCACCGGATCTTGTACTGCCTGAAATGGCCTAA
- a CDS encoding SH3 domain-containing protein: protein MVSGKSRRSISGVLAAAIAVFAMAGAAMAETKRGPVTNLPMPRYVSLKAAKANVRRGPSLTHRIDWIFKRRDMPLVVTAEHGHWRRVQDRDGAGGWVHYSLLSGNRTVIVQADMLPLNMRPEPNTPMVAQLELGVVAHLGKCDPEWCRISAGGYKGWARKSDIWGVGPKEIRK from the coding sequence ATGGTTTCGGGGAAGAGCAGGCGTTCGATTTCTGGCGTATTGGCGGCGGCGATTGCGGTTTTCGCAATGGCGGGTGCGGCAATGGCAGAGACCAAGCGCGGCCCGGTAACCAATCTTCCTATGCCGCGATATGTCAGTCTGAAAGCAGCGAAAGCTAATGTGCGTCGCGGACCGTCTTTGACACACCGCATCGATTGGATCTTCAAACGACGGGATATGCCTTTGGTCGTGACTGCTGAACATGGTCACTGGCGTCGGGTGCAGGACCGAGATGGTGCTGGCGGCTGGGTGCATTATTCACTGTTGTCGGGCAATCGCACCGTGATCGTGCAGGCAGATATGCTGCCATTGAATATGCGTCCAGAGCCGAATACGCCTATGGTGGCGCAGTTAGAGCTGGGCGTTGTCGCCCACCTTGGGAAATGCGACCCTGAGTGGTGCCGCATTTCTGCAGGTGGGTACAAAGGTTGGGCCCGCAAATCTGATATTTGGGGTGTGGGCCCAAAAGAAATTCGCAAGTGA